Proteins from one Camelina sativa cultivar DH55 chromosome 8, Cs, whole genome shotgun sequence genomic window:
- the LOC104708042 gene encoding glycerophosphodiester phosphodiesterase GDPDL1-like, which produces MNSKPGNQTKLVCSSFLFCGVVLINLFAAQIDAQRSRSRWQTLSGDAPRVIARGGFSGLLPDSSVDAYNLATQTSVAEVVLWCDVQLTKDGVGICFPDLNLANASTVQYAYPNGQKSYPVNGVTTQGWFTIDSTLRDLQNVALIRGILSRSDRFWREREITINI; this is translated from the exons ATGAATTCCAAGCCAGGCAATCAGACAAAGCTCGTATGTTCATCGTTTTTATTCTGTGGCGTTGTTCTAATTAATCTGTTTGCTGCTCAAATTGATGCTCAAAGATCAAGAAGCCGATGGCAGACGCTCAGTG GTGATGCTCCACGTGTGATTGCTCGTGGTGGGTTTTCTGGATTGTTACCAGATTCGAGTGTTGATGCTTACAATCTTGCAACTCAGACAAGTGTAGCCGAAGTTGTTCTATGGTGTGATGTTCAGCTAACCAAAGATGGAGTTGGGATTTGCTTCCCCGATTTAAACCTGGCCAATGCTTCAACTGTTCAATATGCTTACCCAAATGGTCAAAAATCTTACCCGGTTAATGGAGTCACTACTCAGGGTTGGTTCACCATTGATTCCACCTTGAGAGATCTCCAGAATGTAGCAT TGATTCGAGGAATATTATCACGATCAGATAGAttctggagagagagagagatcactaTTAACATTTAa